Part of the Solibacillus sp. FSL R7-0668 genome, CATCTGACCAAACTTTAATCATCTTCAACCTCAATTAATTCATGAATTTTTGCTTCACCTGTTTGGAATTGTTCATCGCCTCGACGAATTTTATCCATCACATACGTATTTGACAAGGTACGCAGCGTTTCTTGCATCGCATCATAATCACGCTTAGACATGACAACAACCGTATCTTCTACGTCTTTACTTGTCACAATAAATGTATCTGAATCTTCATTGATTTGTTTCATATAGCCACGTAAAT contains:
- a CDS encoding type II toxin-antitoxin system Phd/YefM family antitoxin; translated protein: MEAVTYSNFRQNLRGYMKQINEDSDTFIVTSKDVEDTVVVMSKRDYDAMQETLRTLSNTYVMDKIRRGDEQFQTGEAKIHELIEVEDD